The Anas acuta chromosome 18, bAnaAcu1.1, whole genome shotgun sequence genome has a segment encoding these proteins:
- the COX11 gene encoding cytochrome c oxidase assembly protein COX11, mitochondrial produces the protein MGPGGGGRLGLALGPRCLWAAALAAGARYGLWAATRRGAAAPRGARGLRGSNPFTRGQEEEWRRRNRTALTYIAAAAVGMVGMSYAAVPLYRLYCQATGLGGTTGAGRGAARIEEMEAVKERVVKVTFNADVHSSLQWNFRPQQSEIYVVPGETALAFYKAKNPTDKPIIGISTYNVVPFEAGQYFNKIQCFCFEEQRLNPQEEVDMPVFFYIDPEFAEDPKMAKVDLITLSYTFFEAKEGQHLPLPGYQ, from the exons atggggccgggcggcggtGGCCGCTTAGGGCTGGCCCTGGGGCCGCGCTGCCTCTGGGCCGCGGCGCTGGCGGCCGGGGCTCGGTACGGGCTGTGGGCGGCCacgcggcggggcgcggcggccCCTCGGGGAGCCCGCGGGCTGCGGGGCTCCAACCCCTTCACCcgcgggcaggaggaggaatggCGGCGGCGGAACCGGACGGCGCTCACCTAcatcgccgccgccgccgtgggCATGGTGGGGATGTCGTACGCGGCCGTGCCGCTCTACCGCCTCTACTGCCAG GCGACCGGGCTGGGGGGAACGACGGGAgcggggcgcggcgcggcgcggaTCGAGGAGATGGAGGCGGTGAAGGAGCGGGTCGTCAAGGTCACGTTCAACGCCGACGTGCACTCCAGCCTCCAGTGGAACTTCAGGCCGCAGCAGAGCGAAATCTAC GTGGTACCAGGAGAGACTGCACTGGCCTTTTATAAAGCGAAAAATCCTACTGACAAACCAATAATTGGAATCTCTACTTATAATGTAGTGCCCTTTGAAGCAGGACAGTACTTCAATAAAATACAA tgcttttgttttgaagaacaGCGTCTGAATCCTCAAGAGGAAGTAGACATGCCTGTCTTTTTCTACATTGATCCAGAATTTGCAGAGGACCCTAAAATGGCAAAAGTTGATTTGATCACCCTCTCCTACACATTTTTTGAAGCAAAAGAAGGACAGCACTTACCACTTCCTGGATATCAGTAA
- the STXBP4 gene encoding syntaxin-binding protein 4 isoform X3 — MGPHGINRAVHRISFSDCQNGLGVKIIGGYRAQTAEDYGIFIKRILPGGVAAVDSRLLTGDLILDVNGENLIGVTNERAVDILRTASASNHMSLLVARDEEAKKEFLDLMDKYGSHSDTNSARSSPTQLLAGKPVDSLSSGSSSRSQSPQLHPKDIITTISRNNSVPAPSPKLPKDSAFQIISVCKGTSLGLNIVGGIDRNEGPLVYIQEIIPGGDCHKDGRLQPGDQLVSINKESMIGVSYEEAKSIINRAKMRFESFWEIAFIRQKNIPSYSENLPRPSSLLTSSGTYGGQQAAVLSPLASPDGKLVSTVTPNAMETGVKMEEQSPITSAESSPTDVSVPVIAPSQNDNYELQGRKTFLNSTIRLKAEKLERALNYLGIQPTVEQQQTLRQQLQKDSKGTVSFGDFVEVSRNLFSMQLNATDGGQNPVTFGINDIAGLLNSQFVTCGSLEDDVEKLKKERDEALKEMSKLKVELSESVNLQKQLTEELQTVKQEAKAAVEETRALRSRIHLAEAAQRQARGMEMDYEEVIRLLEAEIVELKAQLTDHSGQNKDNIQDLRKRVTVLDCQLRKSESARKTFEVATEKLLQFIEVVHEILSDNSTPSTVLSDRRITLSSKALRLGRIGPTVTTALAAEARDLAKSVRAILEVDCLPYGWEEAYTADGIKYFINHVTQTTSWIHPVTSALSLRCSEDDDDGIRESPVSKS, encoded by the exons ATGGGCCCTCATGGAATCAATCGAGCTGTTCACcgcatttctttttctgattgtCAGAATGGATTAG GAGTTAAAATTATTGGAGGTTACCGGGCACAAACTGCAGAAGATTATGGGATTTTCATAAAGAGAATTCTACCTGGAGGTGTTGCTGCTGTAGATA GCCGTTTGCTCACGGGAGACCTCATTTTGGATGTCAATGGAGAAAACTTAATTGGAGTAACCAATGAAAG GGCCGTTGACATCTTGCGAACAGCTTCAGCATCTAATCACATGTCTCTGCTAGTTGCCAGAGATGAAGAAGcaaa GAAAGAGTTTCTTGACCTGATGGATAAGTATGGCTCTCACAGTGACACCAACTCTGCAAGAAGTTCTCCAACACAGCTATTAGCTG GAAAACCTGTAGACAGCCTTTCGTCTGGGTCATCCTCAAGGTCACAGAGTCCTCAATTGCATCCAAAGGATATTATTACCACCATTAGCAGAAATAATTCTGTCCCTGCGCCATCACCAAAGCTTCCAAA GGATAGTGCATTTCAGATTATCTCTGTTTGCAAGGGAACAAGCCTAGGTTTGAATATTGTTGGAGGAATTGACAGAAATGAAGGGCCTTTGGTATACATTCAAGAAATTATTCCTGGTGGTGACTGTCATAAG GATGGACGATTGCAGCCTGGAGATCAACTAGTATCCATAAACAAAGAGTCAATGATTGGCGTCTCCTATGAAGAAGCAAAAAGTATAATCAACAGAGCAAAGATGAG GTTTGAAAGTTTTTGGGAGATAGCTTttataagacaaaaaaatattccCAGTTATTCAGAGAATCTGCCACGTCCTTCCAGTCTCTTAACATCTTCTGGAACATATGGAGGACAACAAGCTGCAGTCCTTAGTCCTCTAGCGTCTCCTGATGGGAAGCTTGTTTCAACAGTCACTCCTAATGCT aTGGAAACTGGAGTCAAAATGGAAGAGCAATCTCCAATTACTTCTGCAGAGAGCAGTCCTACTGATGTGTCAGTTCCTG tcaTTGCACCCAGCCAGAATGACAATTATGAGCTGCAAGGAAGGAAGACTTTCTTGAACTCTACTATTCGTctcaaagcagaaaagctggagagg gcaTTGAATTATCTGGGGATTCAGCCCACAGTTGAACAGCAGCAAACCCTAAGGCAGCAACTTCAGAAAGATTCTAAAGGAACAGTGTCTTTCGGAG ATTTCGTTGAAGTTTCAAGGAATCTGTTCTCCATGCAACTGAATGCAACAGATGGTGGCCAAAATCCTGTAACATTTGGGATCAATGATATTGCCGGTTTATTAAATTCACAG TTTGTAACCTGTGGTTCTTTGGAGGATGACGTGGAAAAGCTTAAGAAAGAAAGGGATGaagctttaaaagaaatgagCAAATTAAAG gtaGAATTGTCTGAATCTGTGAATTTACAGAAACAGTTAACAGAGGAGCTACAAACAGTCAAGCAA GAAGCCAAGGCAGCTGTAGAGGAGACAAGAGCCTTGAGAAGTAGGATTCATCTTGCTGAAGCTGCACAAAGACAGGCTCGTGGTATGGAGATGGACTATGAAGAAGTAATTCGCCTGTTAGAAGCTGAAATCGTAGAGCTGAAGGCTCAGCTCACTGATCATTCTGGCCAAAATAAA GATAACATCCAAGACTTGAGAAAGAGAGTTACAGTACTTGACTGCCAGCTGCGGAAATCAGAATCGGCTAGGAAGACCTTTGAGGTGGCTACTGAAAAACTACTACAATTTATAGAG GTTGTGCATGAAATCCTTTCAGATAACTCTACTCCCTCAACAGTTCTAAG tGACAGAAGAATAACCTTATCTTCTAAAGCACTTCGGTTGGGAAGGATCGGACCAACTGTCACCACAGCTCTTGCAGCAGAAGCCAGAGACCTTGCCAAGTCTGTCCGTGCCATTTTGGAAGTAGACT
- the STXBP4 gene encoding syntaxin-binding protein 4 isoform X1, with translation MSLLSPGDEDEPERFDGLSLLYWTIMGPHGINRAVHRISFSDCQNGLGVKIIGGYRAQTAEDYGIFIKRILPGGVAAVDSRLLTGDLILDVNGENLIGVTNERAVDILRTASASNHMSLLVARDEEAKKEFLDLMDKYGSHSDTNSARSSPTQLLAGKPVDSLSSGSSSRSQSPQLHPKDIITTISRNNSVPAPSPKLPKDSAFQIISVCKGTSLGLNIVGGIDRNEGPLVYIQEIIPGGDCHKDGRLQPGDQLVSINKESMIGVSYEEAKSIINRAKMRFESFWEIAFIRQKNIPSYSENLPRPSSLLTSSGTYGGQQAAVLSPLASPDGKLVSTVTPNAMETGVKMEEQSPITSAESSPTDVSVPVIAPSQNDNYELQGRKTFLNSTIRLKAEKLERALNYLGIQPTVEQQQTLRQQLQKDSKGTVSFGDFVEVSRNLFSMQLNATDGGQNPVTFGINDIAGLLNSQFVTCGSLEDDVEKLKKERDEALKEMSKLKVELSESVNLQKQLTEELQTVKQEAKAAVEETRALRSRIHLAEAAQRQARGMEMDYEEVIRLLEAEIVELKAQLTDHSGQNKDNIQDLRKRVTVLDCQLRKSESARKTFEVATEKLLQFIEVVHEILSDNSTPSTVLSDRRITLSSKALRLGRIGPTVTTALAAEARDLAKSVRAILEVDCLPYGWEEAYTADGIKYFINHVTQTTSWIHPVTSALSLRCSEDDDDGIRESPVSKS, from the exons ATGTCCTTGCTCTCACCAGGAGATGAAGACGAACCGGAGCGTTTCGATGGTCTTTCTCTCTTATACTG GACAATTATGGGCCCTCATGGAATCAATCGAGCTGTTCACcgcatttctttttctgattgtCAGAATGGATTAG GAGTTAAAATTATTGGAGGTTACCGGGCACAAACTGCAGAAGATTATGGGATTTTCATAAAGAGAATTCTACCTGGAGGTGTTGCTGCTGTAGATA GCCGTTTGCTCACGGGAGACCTCATTTTGGATGTCAATGGAGAAAACTTAATTGGAGTAACCAATGAAAG GGCCGTTGACATCTTGCGAACAGCTTCAGCATCTAATCACATGTCTCTGCTAGTTGCCAGAGATGAAGAAGcaaa GAAAGAGTTTCTTGACCTGATGGATAAGTATGGCTCTCACAGTGACACCAACTCTGCAAGAAGTTCTCCAACACAGCTATTAGCTG GAAAACCTGTAGACAGCCTTTCGTCTGGGTCATCCTCAAGGTCACAGAGTCCTCAATTGCATCCAAAGGATATTATTACCACCATTAGCAGAAATAATTCTGTCCCTGCGCCATCACCAAAGCTTCCAAA GGATAGTGCATTTCAGATTATCTCTGTTTGCAAGGGAACAAGCCTAGGTTTGAATATTGTTGGAGGAATTGACAGAAATGAAGGGCCTTTGGTATACATTCAAGAAATTATTCCTGGTGGTGACTGTCATAAG GATGGACGATTGCAGCCTGGAGATCAACTAGTATCCATAAACAAAGAGTCAATGATTGGCGTCTCCTATGAAGAAGCAAAAAGTATAATCAACAGAGCAAAGATGAG GTTTGAAAGTTTTTGGGAGATAGCTTttataagacaaaaaaatattccCAGTTATTCAGAGAATCTGCCACGTCCTTCCAGTCTCTTAACATCTTCTGGAACATATGGAGGACAACAAGCTGCAGTCCTTAGTCCTCTAGCGTCTCCTGATGGGAAGCTTGTTTCAACAGTCACTCCTAATGCT aTGGAAACTGGAGTCAAAATGGAAGAGCAATCTCCAATTACTTCTGCAGAGAGCAGTCCTACTGATGTGTCAGTTCCTG tcaTTGCACCCAGCCAGAATGACAATTATGAGCTGCAAGGAAGGAAGACTTTCTTGAACTCTACTATTCGTctcaaagcagaaaagctggagagg gcaTTGAATTATCTGGGGATTCAGCCCACAGTTGAACAGCAGCAAACCCTAAGGCAGCAACTTCAGAAAGATTCTAAAGGAACAGTGTCTTTCGGAG ATTTCGTTGAAGTTTCAAGGAATCTGTTCTCCATGCAACTGAATGCAACAGATGGTGGCCAAAATCCTGTAACATTTGGGATCAATGATATTGCCGGTTTATTAAATTCACAG TTTGTAACCTGTGGTTCTTTGGAGGATGACGTGGAAAAGCTTAAGAAAGAAAGGGATGaagctttaaaagaaatgagCAAATTAAAG gtaGAATTGTCTGAATCTGTGAATTTACAGAAACAGTTAACAGAGGAGCTACAAACAGTCAAGCAA GAAGCCAAGGCAGCTGTAGAGGAGACAAGAGCCTTGAGAAGTAGGATTCATCTTGCTGAAGCTGCACAAAGACAGGCTCGTGGTATGGAGATGGACTATGAAGAAGTAATTCGCCTGTTAGAAGCTGAAATCGTAGAGCTGAAGGCTCAGCTCACTGATCATTCTGGCCAAAATAAA GATAACATCCAAGACTTGAGAAAGAGAGTTACAGTACTTGACTGCCAGCTGCGGAAATCAGAATCGGCTAGGAAGACCTTTGAGGTGGCTACTGAAAAACTACTACAATTTATAGAG GTTGTGCATGAAATCCTTTCAGATAACTCTACTCCCTCAACAGTTCTAAG tGACAGAAGAATAACCTTATCTTCTAAAGCACTTCGGTTGGGAAGGATCGGACCAACTGTCACCACAGCTCTTGCAGCAGAAGCCAGAGACCTTGCCAAGTCTGTCCGTGCCATTTTGGAAGTAGACT
- the STXBP4 gene encoding syntaxin-binding protein 4 isoform X2: MSSTDPLTNLNKKTIMGPHGINRAVHRISFSDCQNGLGVKIIGGYRAQTAEDYGIFIKRILPGGVAAVDSRLLTGDLILDVNGENLIGVTNERAVDILRTASASNHMSLLVARDEEAKKEFLDLMDKYGSHSDTNSARSSPTQLLAGKPVDSLSSGSSSRSQSPQLHPKDIITTISRNNSVPAPSPKLPKDSAFQIISVCKGTSLGLNIVGGIDRNEGPLVYIQEIIPGGDCHKDGRLQPGDQLVSINKESMIGVSYEEAKSIINRAKMRFESFWEIAFIRQKNIPSYSENLPRPSSLLTSSGTYGGQQAAVLSPLASPDGKLVSTVTPNAMETGVKMEEQSPITSAESSPTDVSVPVIAPSQNDNYELQGRKTFLNSTIRLKAEKLERALNYLGIQPTVEQQQTLRQQLQKDSKGTVSFGDFVEVSRNLFSMQLNATDGGQNPVTFGINDIAGLLNSQFVTCGSLEDDVEKLKKERDEALKEMSKLKVELSESVNLQKQLTEELQTVKQEAKAAVEETRALRSRIHLAEAAQRQARGMEMDYEEVIRLLEAEIVELKAQLTDHSGQNKDNIQDLRKRVTVLDCQLRKSESARKTFEVATEKLLQFIEVVHEILSDNSTPSTVLSDRRITLSSKALRLGRIGPTVTTALAAEARDLAKSVRAILEVDCLPYGWEEAYTADGIKYFINHVTQTTSWIHPVTSALSLRCSEDDDDGIRESPVSKS, translated from the exons ATGTCCAGTACAGATCCCCTAACAAACCTGAATAAAAa GACAATTATGGGCCCTCATGGAATCAATCGAGCTGTTCACcgcatttctttttctgattgtCAGAATGGATTAG GAGTTAAAATTATTGGAGGTTACCGGGCACAAACTGCAGAAGATTATGGGATTTTCATAAAGAGAATTCTACCTGGAGGTGTTGCTGCTGTAGATA GCCGTTTGCTCACGGGAGACCTCATTTTGGATGTCAATGGAGAAAACTTAATTGGAGTAACCAATGAAAG GGCCGTTGACATCTTGCGAACAGCTTCAGCATCTAATCACATGTCTCTGCTAGTTGCCAGAGATGAAGAAGcaaa GAAAGAGTTTCTTGACCTGATGGATAAGTATGGCTCTCACAGTGACACCAACTCTGCAAGAAGTTCTCCAACACAGCTATTAGCTG GAAAACCTGTAGACAGCCTTTCGTCTGGGTCATCCTCAAGGTCACAGAGTCCTCAATTGCATCCAAAGGATATTATTACCACCATTAGCAGAAATAATTCTGTCCCTGCGCCATCACCAAAGCTTCCAAA GGATAGTGCATTTCAGATTATCTCTGTTTGCAAGGGAACAAGCCTAGGTTTGAATATTGTTGGAGGAATTGACAGAAATGAAGGGCCTTTGGTATACATTCAAGAAATTATTCCTGGTGGTGACTGTCATAAG GATGGACGATTGCAGCCTGGAGATCAACTAGTATCCATAAACAAAGAGTCAATGATTGGCGTCTCCTATGAAGAAGCAAAAAGTATAATCAACAGAGCAAAGATGAG GTTTGAAAGTTTTTGGGAGATAGCTTttataagacaaaaaaatattccCAGTTATTCAGAGAATCTGCCACGTCCTTCCAGTCTCTTAACATCTTCTGGAACATATGGAGGACAACAAGCTGCAGTCCTTAGTCCTCTAGCGTCTCCTGATGGGAAGCTTGTTTCAACAGTCACTCCTAATGCT aTGGAAACTGGAGTCAAAATGGAAGAGCAATCTCCAATTACTTCTGCAGAGAGCAGTCCTACTGATGTGTCAGTTCCTG tcaTTGCACCCAGCCAGAATGACAATTATGAGCTGCAAGGAAGGAAGACTTTCTTGAACTCTACTATTCGTctcaaagcagaaaagctggagagg gcaTTGAATTATCTGGGGATTCAGCCCACAGTTGAACAGCAGCAAACCCTAAGGCAGCAACTTCAGAAAGATTCTAAAGGAACAGTGTCTTTCGGAG ATTTCGTTGAAGTTTCAAGGAATCTGTTCTCCATGCAACTGAATGCAACAGATGGTGGCCAAAATCCTGTAACATTTGGGATCAATGATATTGCCGGTTTATTAAATTCACAG TTTGTAACCTGTGGTTCTTTGGAGGATGACGTGGAAAAGCTTAAGAAAGAAAGGGATGaagctttaaaagaaatgagCAAATTAAAG gtaGAATTGTCTGAATCTGTGAATTTACAGAAACAGTTAACAGAGGAGCTACAAACAGTCAAGCAA GAAGCCAAGGCAGCTGTAGAGGAGACAAGAGCCTTGAGAAGTAGGATTCATCTTGCTGAAGCTGCACAAAGACAGGCTCGTGGTATGGAGATGGACTATGAAGAAGTAATTCGCCTGTTAGAAGCTGAAATCGTAGAGCTGAAGGCTCAGCTCACTGATCATTCTGGCCAAAATAAA GATAACATCCAAGACTTGAGAAAGAGAGTTACAGTACTTGACTGCCAGCTGCGGAAATCAGAATCGGCTAGGAAGACCTTTGAGGTGGCTACTGAAAAACTACTACAATTTATAGAG GTTGTGCATGAAATCCTTTCAGATAACTCTACTCCCTCAACAGTTCTAAG tGACAGAAGAATAACCTTATCTTCTAAAGCACTTCGGTTGGGAAGGATCGGACCAACTGTCACCACAGCTCTTGCAGCAGAAGCCAGAGACCTTGCCAAGTCTGTCCGTGCCATTTTGGAAGTAGACT